A single genomic interval of Alcaligenes sp. SDU_A2 harbors:
- a CDS encoding polyhydroxyalkanoate depolymerase, whose product MLYDLHELQRSFLAPLAAFSGTSSQLFSHPYSPLAYTPVSRQLAAAYELVHRLGKDYEKPAWGLDQTEVQGQTVAVTERVQIAKPFCNLIHFSRDLPAPTRDPKILLVAPLSGHHATLLRETVRALLPDHEVYVTDWVDARMVARNAGPFHLDDYVMYIQEFIRALGPNVHVMSVCQPTVPVLAAVSLMASHRDPKMPRSLIMMGGPIDTRQSPTQVNRLATTKPYAWFENNLIHRVPSKYPGAGRRVYPGFLQHAGFIAMNPDRHMHSHYDFYQHLIKGDDDDAEAHRRFYDEYNAVLDMPAEFYLDTIRIVFQEQRLPKGQWHVRGEQVRPQDIQGVALFTIEGELDDISGLGQTHAAQDLCSHIAPDLKQRFTAPDCGHYGIFSGRRWRTLICPKIKDFIRQHA is encoded by the coding sequence ATGCTTTACGATTTGCATGAACTCCAGCGGTCCTTTCTAGCGCCACTGGCCGCTTTCTCGGGCACCAGCTCGCAACTGTTCTCACACCCGTACAGTCCATTGGCCTATACGCCGGTCTCCCGGCAGTTGGCCGCTGCCTACGAACTTGTGCACCGCCTGGGCAAAGATTACGAAAAACCCGCCTGGGGTCTGGATCAGACCGAGGTTCAGGGACAGACCGTTGCCGTTACCGAACGCGTGCAGATCGCCAAGCCTTTCTGCAATCTGATTCACTTCAGCCGCGACCTGCCAGCCCCGACCCGTGACCCCAAGATTTTGCTGGTGGCCCCACTATCGGGCCACCACGCCACTTTGCTGCGCGAAACCGTGCGCGCCTTGCTGCCCGACCACGAAGTCTATGTGACCGACTGGGTGGATGCGCGCATGGTGGCCCGCAACGCCGGTCCCTTTCACCTGGATGACTATGTCATGTACATCCAGGAGTTCATCCGCGCCCTGGGCCCAAATGTGCATGTCATGTCGGTCTGCCAGCCTACGGTGCCGGTGTTGGCCGCTGTATCGCTCATGGCCAGCCATCGCGACCCCAAGATGCCGCGCAGCCTGATCATGATGGGTGGCCCCATCGATACACGGCAATCGCCCACCCAGGTCAATCGCCTGGCCACCACCAAGCCCTACGCCTGGTTCGAGAACAATCTGATCCATCGCGTGCCGTCCAAATACCCAGGCGCAGGCCGCCGCGTGTATCCGGGCTTTCTGCAACATGCCGGTTTCATCGCCATGAACCCCGACCGGCACATGCATTCGCACTACGACTTCTACCAGCACCTGATCAAGGGCGATGACGACGATGCCGAAGCGCACCGCCGCTTCTACGACGAATACAACGCGGTTCTGGACATGCCGGCCGAGTTCTACCTGGATACCATACGCATCGTGTTCCAGGAACAACGCCTGCCCAAGGGGCAGTGGCATGTGCGCGGCGAACAAGTCCGCCCCCAGGACATTCAGGGCGTGGCCCTGTTCACCATCGAAGGCGAACTGGACGACATCTCGGGCCTGGGCCAGACCCATGCGGCCCAGGATCTGTGCAGCCACATCGCCCCCGATCTTAAACAACGCTTCACGGCACCGGACTGCGGTCATTACGGGATTTTTTCGGGACGTCGCTGGCGCACGCTGATCTGTCCTAAAATCAAAGACTTCATCCGCCAGCACGCCTGA
- a CDS encoding RnfABCDGE type electron transport complex subunit B → MSDTLIRRIDALLPQTQCTRCGYEACLPYAQAIALDNEAINRCPPGGEQGVRALAQLLERAPMPLDPECGEFTGPSRAVIIEEHCIGCTLCIQACPVDAIVGANKLMHTVLADTCTGCELCLPPCPVDCITMVPTDDWTVAQADQARRDTEQRRLRLQARHAEDSDLAARTLANKPMLAGDADQADKRQASIAAALARARARRVGPNTQDKETAS, encoded by the coding sequence ATGTCCGATACTCTGATACGGCGCATCGACGCCCTGTTACCCCAGACTCAATGCACGCGTTGCGGCTACGAGGCCTGCCTGCCCTATGCCCAGGCCATTGCCCTGGATAACGAGGCCATCAATCGCTGCCCGCCGGGCGGCGAACAAGGCGTGCGCGCCCTGGCCCAGCTACTGGAGCGCGCCCCCATGCCCCTGGACCCCGAATGTGGCGAATTCACCGGTCCCAGTCGCGCTGTCATCATCGAGGAACACTGCATAGGCTGTACGCTGTGCATACAAGCCTGTCCTGTCGATGCCATCGTCGGAGCCAACAAGCTGATGCACACCGTCCTGGCCGATACATGCACCGGCTGCGAACTGTGCCTGCCCCCGTGCCCGGTGGACTGCATCACGATGGTGCCGACCGACGACTGGACAGTCGCGCAAGCCGACCAGGCCAGACGGGACACCGAACAGCGCCGCTTGCGGCTGCAGGCACGCCACGCCGAAGACTCGGATCTGGCGGCCCGCACCCTGGCGAACAAGCCCATGCTGGCTGGCGACGCCGATCAGGCCGACAAGCGCCAGGCCTCGATTGCCGCCGCCCTGGCCCGCGCCCGCGCGCGCCGTGTCGGCCCGAACACGCAGGACAAGGAAACCGCTTCATGA
- the nth gene encoding endonuclease III: MNAAKRHEIFSRFQAANPKPTTELEYDSTFQLLIAVILSAQATDKSVNLATRRFFPEHGTPTGILAMGEEGLREAIKTIGLYKTKAANVIKTCQMLLELHQGQVPCDRAALEALPGVGRKTANVVLNTAFGLPTIAVDTHIFRVSNRTGIAPGKNVVEVEKKLERVIPKEFLLDAHHWLILHGRYICVARSPKCPQCGIADLCDFKPKTVSK, from the coding sequence ATGAACGCTGCCAAGCGCCACGAAATCTTCAGCCGTTTCCAGGCGGCCAACCCCAAGCCCACCACCGAGCTGGAATACGACAGCACCTTTCAGCTGCTGATTGCCGTCATTTTGTCCGCACAGGCCACCGACAAATCGGTCAATCTGGCCACGCGTCGCTTTTTCCCGGAACATGGCACGCCCACAGGCATATTAGCCATGGGCGAAGAAGGGCTGCGCGAGGCCATCAAGACCATAGGCCTGTACAAGACCAAGGCCGCCAACGTCATCAAAACCTGTCAGATGCTGCTGGAACTGCACCAGGGACAGGTGCCCTGTGACCGGGCCGCGCTGGAGGCCCTGCCCGGTGTCGGCCGCAAGACCGCCAATGTGGTGCTAAATACCGCCTTTGGCCTTCCCACGATTGCTGTGGACACGCATATTTTCCGCGTCTCGAACCGTACCGGCATCGCTCCAGGGAAAAACGTGGTGGAGGTGGAAAAAAAGCTAGAACGCGTCATTCCGAAGGAGTTCCTGCTGGACGCCCACCACTGGCTGATCCTGCACGGTCGCTACATCTGCGTGGCCCGCAGCCCGAAATGCCCACAATGCGGCATTGCCGATCTGTGCGACTTCAAACCCAAGACCGTCAGCAAATAA
- the fdxA gene encoding ferredoxin FdxA, whose amino-acid sequence MTHVVTENCIKCKFTDCVDVCPVDCFREGPNFLVIDPDECIDCAVCIPECPANAIFAEEDVPQDQVPFIELNAELSPVFSSINRSKKPLDDADDWNGVENKLQYLER is encoded by the coding sequence ATGACCCACGTCGTCACCGAAAACTGTATCAAGTGCAAATTCACCGATTGCGTGGATGTGTGCCCGGTGGATTGTTTTCGTGAAGGCCCGAACTTTCTGGTGATCGATCCGGACGAATGCATAGACTGCGCCGTCTGTATTCCTGAATGCCCGGCCAACGCCATTTTCGCCGAAGAGGACGTCCCCCAGGACCAGGTCCCGTTCATCGAGCTGAACGCCGAGCTCTCGCCGGTGTTCTCCAGCATCAACCGTTCTAAAAAACCCTTAGACGACGCCGACGACTGGAACGGTGTTGAAAACAAACTACAGTATCTGGAGCGCTGA
- a CDS encoding ABC transporter ATP-binding protein: protein MTEYILRTENLVKEFLGFVAVDKVNLQVKKGHIHALIGPNGAGKTTCFNLLTKFITPTSGRIFFKDTEITRERPAQIARRGIIRSFQISAVFPQLTVLENVRIGLQRRTGTSFQFWRSEHCLDTLNERALELLHQVDLSDFAQDLTVHLPYGRKRALEIATTLAMEPELMLLDEPTQGMGHEDVERITELIRKVSIGRSILMVEHNMNVVSSIADCITVLARGAVLAEGPYESVSRDPAVMQAYMGTAETQLQGAHP, encoded by the coding sequence ATGACAGAATATATTCTGCGCACAGAAAACCTGGTGAAGGAATTCCTGGGTTTCGTGGCTGTCGACAAGGTCAATTTGCAGGTCAAAAAAGGGCATATCCATGCCTTGATCGGACCGAACGGAGCAGGCAAGACCACCTGCTTTAATCTGCTCACCAAATTCATCACGCCCACTTCCGGACGGATTTTTTTCAAAGACACGGAAATTACCCGTGAACGCCCGGCGCAGATCGCGCGGCGCGGCATCATACGATCCTTTCAGATTTCGGCGGTCTTTCCGCAACTGACGGTACTGGAGAATGTACGCATCGGCCTGCAGCGCAGAACCGGTACCTCTTTCCAGTTCTGGCGCAGCGAACATTGCCTGGACACCTTGAATGAACGCGCCCTGGAATTGCTGCACCAGGTAGATCTGAGTGATTTCGCCCAGGACCTGACCGTCCATCTCCCTTACGGACGCAAGCGCGCACTGGAAATCGCCACTACCTTGGCGATGGAGCCCGAGCTGATGCTGCTGGACGAGCCCACCCAAGGCATGGGACACGAAGATGTAGAACGCATTACCGAGCTGATCCGCAAGGTCAGCATAGGGCGCAGCATCCTGATGGTCGAACACAATATGAACGTCGTGTCTTCGATCGCCGACTGCATCACCGTCCTGGCCCGTGGAGCCGTGCTGGCCGAAGGTCCCTACGAGAGCGTATCCCGCGACCCGGCCGTCATGCAGGCCTATATGGGTACCGCCGAAACCCAATTGCAAGGAGCGCATCCATGA